One part of the Bacteroidia bacterium genome encodes these proteins:
- a CDS encoding helix-turn-helix domain-containing protein produces the protein MKKITDKVSYEKGLARMEDLLKIVGNDTDPQSKEYQELDELSDMVAEYEELNYSFKPNTLTEMIELRMYQRKLKQKDVAEMLGTTPSRISEILRGKRKLTFDLAKALYTKLNIDAELILKS, from the coding sequence ATGAAGAAAATTACGGATAAAGTCAGTTATGAAAAGGGCCTTGCCAGAATGGAAGACCTGCTGAAGATCGTTGGCAATGATACTGATCCTCAATCCAAAGAATATCAGGAACTGGATGAACTATCTGATATGGTTGCAGAATACGAAGAACTCAATTATTCTTTTAAGCCTAATACCCTGACAGAGATGATTGAACTCCGCATGTACCAGCGAAAGCTAAAACAAAAAGATGTTGCAGAAATGCTGGGCACGACTCCTTCTCGTATTAGTGAAATCCTCCGTGGGAAGCGGAAACTGACTTTTGACCTCGCAAAGGCTTTATATACCAAATTAAATATTGATGCAGAATTGATTCTAAAGTCTTAG
- a CDS encoding type II toxin-antitoxin system HigB family toxin produces MRVVTPRVLKEYSDRHAQAKIPLLLWYEVTKKASWKTLADIKRDFNSVDYVGNSRFVFNIGGNNFRLIAIIIFASQKVYIRFIGTHAAYDKLKDASTV; encoded by the coding sequence ATGAGAGTTGTTACCCCAAGAGTTCTCAAGGAATACTCTGATAGACATGCACAGGCTAAAATTCCCTTATTGCTTTGGTATGAAGTCACCAAAAAGGCTAGTTGGAAAACGTTAGCAGATATTAAGCGAGATTTTAACTCGGTTGATTATGTTGGGAACAGTCGGTTTGTTTTCAATATTGGGGGAAATAACTTTCGGCTAATAGCCATTATCATTTTTGCTTCCCAAAAGGTTTATATAAGATTTATTGGGACTCATGCAGCGTATGATAAATTGAAAGATGCCAGCACAGTTTAA
- a CDS encoding VOC family protein: MKLGAFSVSLSVKDIHKSKAFYESLGFQVYAGDIERNYLIMKNEDTVIGLFQGMFENNILTFNPGWDQSAQALESYDDIREIQKELKSKGIAPGKEVDESSTGPASFSIVDPDGNVILIDQHV; encoded by the coding sequence ATGAAATTAGGAGCATTTTCGGTCAGCCTTAGCGTAAAAGACATCCACAAATCCAAAGCTTTTTATGAGTCTCTGGGCTTCCAGGTATATGCCGGCGATATCGAGCGAAATTACCTCATCATGAAAAATGAGGATACCGTCATCGGTTTGTTCCAGGGTATGTTTGAAAACAACATCCTCACTTTCAATCCGGGCTGGGACCAAAGTGCTCAGGCATTGGAGAGCTATGACGATATCCGTGAGATTCAAAAAGAGCTAAAAAGCAAAGGAATTGCTCCGGGGAAAGAAGTAGATGAAAGTAGCACTGGGCCTGCGAGTTTTTCAATTGTTGATCCGGATGGAAATGTAATTTTGATTGATCAGCATGTGTAG
- a CDS encoding alpha/beta fold hydrolase: MRAFTFFFLLLPTLMTAQDLKIRDYEFVSRSKDTVQAELGTFMVPEDRSNPDSREIKISFIRFKSTNPNPGSPIVYLAGGPGGSGIQTARSARFDLFMKLREVADVIAYDQRGTGWSNSLPSFVSMTPLDASKPMDRETYVKISLDNIEAMKTACKDAGAKLEAYNTTENAHDIDDLRKALGEDKISIWGISYGSHLSFEYIRLFEENIDRAVIASMEGPDHTIKLPSNTEAFINMLCERAKDNYGFEPKYPNLREKINYVHDKLKQEPVILTFEDKRGKSQTVGFNNFELQVLMANMYLRDPWDIKKYARIYSEMYEGDYSSIAPRMLQIKQFALSRMNPMAFAMDMSSGMSAERNAQIKAERETTTYGPALSFIMYDWMNADVFPMLPDEFRVQKKNKVKALLVSGMLDGRTYVSAAKEIAKNFKNGHHVILDHAGHNLFMLSEELQQLVVDFFAGEDVSDRKIELEPVPFE; the protein is encoded by the coding sequence ATGCGCGCTTTTACTTTTTTCTTCCTCTTACTCCCCACACTTATGACGGCTCAGGACCTTAAAATCAGGGACTACGAATTTGTTTCCCGAAGCAAAGACACGGTTCAGGCAGAATTGGGAACCTTTATGGTTCCTGAGGATAGATCAAATCCCGATTCTCGCGAGATAAAAATCTCTTTCATCCGATTCAAAAGCACCAATCCCAATCCGGGCTCACCCATCGTCTACCTGGCGGGAGGCCCCGGAGGCTCTGGAATTCAAACGGCTAGAAGTGCCCGCTTCGACTTATTTATGAAATTGCGGGAAGTCGCCGATGTGATTGCCTACGACCAAAGAGGTACCGGTTGGTCCAATTCCTTGCCCAGCTTTGTTTCTATGACGCCTCTGGATGCAAGCAAGCCTATGGATAGAGAAACCTATGTAAAAATCTCTCTGGACAATATAGAGGCCATGAAGACCGCCTGCAAAGATGCCGGAGCTAAGCTCGAAGCCTATAACACCACCGAAAATGCCCATGACATTGATGATCTGAGAAAGGCCCTGGGAGAGGACAAAATTTCCATTTGGGGCATCAGTTATGGTTCACATTTGAGTTTTGAGTACATCCGATTGTTTGAGGAAAATATTGATCGGGCGGTCATTGCGAGTATGGAAGGTCCTGACCATACCATCAAACTTCCTTCCAATACCGAAGCCTTTATCAATATGCTCTGCGAACGGGCGAAAGACAATTATGGCTTCGAACCCAAGTATCCAAACCTGAGAGAAAAGATCAACTATGTTCATGACAAATTAAAACAGGAGCCTGTTATACTCACATTCGAAGACAAACGTGGCAAAAGCCAGACGGTTGGTTTCAACAATTTTGAACTACAGGTACTCATGGCTAATATGTATCTCCGTGATCCCTGGGACATCAAAAAGTATGCACGCATCTATTCCGAGATGTATGAAGGTGATTATAGCAGCATCGCTCCTCGTATGCTTCAGATCAAGCAATTTGCCCTCAGTCGTATGAATCCTATGGCCTTTGCCATGGACATGAGTAGCGGGATGAGTGCCGAAAGGAATGCCCAAATCAAAGCCGAGCGAGAGACTACTACCTATGGCCCCGCACTGAGTTTTATCATGTATGACTGGATGAATGCAGACGTCTTTCCCATGCTGCCGGATGAATTTCGCGTACAGAAAAAGAATAAGGTAAAAGCCTTACTCGTGAGTGGCATGCTGGACGGACGGACCTACGTATCTGCGGCAAAAGAAATCGCCAAAAACTTCAAAAATGGTCATCATGTCATTCTGGATCATGCCGGACACAATCTCTTTATGCTATCAGAAGAATTGCAGCAATTGGTCGTGGATTTCTTTGCAGGCGAAGATGTGAGTGATCGGAAGATAGAATTGGAGCCTGTGCCTTTTGAGTAG
- a CDS encoding SPFH domain-containing protein, giving the protein MHTKILLSILLVWLFASACQQTENTNLELRDQLFQSSLKSVRLGDGVPLDLDISIRWRIDDVVAFHTQFAHPTSFDTLILAPRSRELANKVANPYTSVDSVFGPWRQKFILDIKEAFQNELGEAGVSIEEVIIPEIYFPKTYTTALEASGMKERELEAIRQRNEVELAAAEANRKKATADGEIAIERARMEGKLQKIQANTEEIRRKTELAKAETQRQVTEKQSYAEARKAELLAEADVKKVRALKKAEAEHKRELEMIEVEKQKAFDQVGIDKELQIAKICAENPTYASYMVNKELASKVQIAVLPSNVDGNIFGELMRMQSPAQVAAEKKN; this is encoded by the coding sequence ATGCACACAAAAATTTTGCTTTCGATCTTGCTAGTATGGCTCTTTGCTTCCGCTTGCCAACAAACAGAAAACACCAATCTTGAACTCCGCGACCAACTCTTCCAGTCCAGCTTAAAATCTGTCCGACTAGGCGATGGAGTTCCCCTCGATCTCGATATCTCTATTCGTTGGCGCATTGATGATGTGGTCGCCTTTCACACACAATTTGCGCATCCCACTTCCTTTGATACCCTGATCCTGGCTCCTCGTAGTCGCGAACTCGCTAATAAGGTAGCCAATCCTTATACTTCTGTTGATTCCGTTTTTGGCCCCTGGAGGCAAAAGTTTATCCTGGATATAAAAGAAGCTTTCCAAAATGAATTGGGAGAAGCCGGAGTATCCATAGAAGAAGTCATCATCCCCGAGATTTATTTCCCCAAAACCTATACAACTGCCCTCGAAGCTTCCGGCATGAAAGAACGCGAACTGGAAGCTATTCGCCAAAGAAATGAAGTCGAGTTGGCCGCAGCAGAAGCCAATCGCAAAAAAGCCACTGCCGATGGAGAAATTGCCATAGAGCGCGCCCGTATGGAAGGCAAACTCCAAAAGATTCAGGCAAACACAGAAGAGATTCGTCGTAAGACAGAACTCGCCAAAGCAGAAACGCAAAGACAGGTCACAGAAAAGCAATCCTATGCAGAAGCCCGAAAAGCAGAATTACTGGCCGAAGCAGATGTAAAAAAAGTACGTGCCCTGAAAAAGGCAGAAGCCGAACACAAAAGAGAATTGGAGATGATCGAAGTAGAAAAGCAAAAAGCCTTTGATCAGGTGGGGATCGATAAGGAGTTGCAAATCGCCAAAATTTGTGCTGAGAATCCGACCTATGCCTCTTATATGGTCAATAAAGAACTCGCCTCTAAAGTTCAGATTGCTGTTCTTCCTTCCAATGTAGATGGAAATATTTTCGGAGAACTCATGCGTATGCAATCACCTGCTCAAGTCGCCGCAGAGAAAAAGAATTGA
- a CDS encoding DUF3857 domain-containing protein, whose amino-acid sequence MNYYLKAVAGLWILFAIVDNSLFGQNLPVPPKTETKWGIVPPEDMSMEVYKLDPSASAVILWDHGTWTPENWEKGRVRLFRHTRIKILKEEGLKYAKQVIRYQQGEKLGGFRAQTLNWDFGKMKAIPSKLDLKSLPPDSLDGGDIIRSFSFPDVKVGSIIEFRYSLVAEAFDELKAWYFQSEIPTRWSEVQTRGFDPYIYKSVPIGAEVSPGRRGIWRAKYVSALPKEAFSGNPNQYRAGIRFFITQALIGNTNQQQKWKQLRERLQYSTYLDPDQKALNALYAISQDLVKDAITKEEKIARVHDHVREQVKWNDKYELWVQKDPAKVYKSRTGNGAEINMLLFYMLDMAELKPEQVFVSTKSNGPASQAPLFNQYNHLICRVEADGNAFYLDATQKSATYDLPPTDVMTARALLLKDTTTHLINLQNRAKSASLWMIQADISDQYVDIEVKESHSGYAALNRRNLLKENKNAVLHKGSPFRPTSQGKVPEPKYESVAEPSLPLAIYYTQQLEADKYIERKKDTIFLSPLLCFSSSMPFEAGERRLPVDMEYTRDFNILINFKIPKDYELVQAPKPFQLALSGRSLTYNLQTNQIGEMISVQSRLLIKAPYIFPEDYPALREFYQKMINRETKPLVLVKKKS is encoded by the coding sequence ATGAACTACTACCTGAAAGCTGTAGCGGGATTATGGATACTATTTGCAATAGTTGATAACTCTTTATTTGGGCAGAACCTGCCCGTACCTCCCAAAACCGAAACAAAATGGGGCATTGTTCCTCCCGAGGACATGTCGATGGAGGTCTACAAACTAGATCCTTCTGCGTCGGCAGTTATTCTCTGGGACCACGGTACCTGGACACCAGAAAACTGGGAGAAAGGCAGAGTCCGGCTTTTCAGGCATACTCGTATCAAAATCCTCAAAGAAGAAGGGCTCAAGTACGCCAAGCAGGTAATAAGATATCAGCAAGGCGAAAAACTGGGAGGATTTCGCGCCCAAACCCTCAATTGGGACTTTGGCAAAATGAAAGCAATTCCCAGTAAATTAGATCTAAAATCACTTCCTCCCGATTCTCTGGATGGAGGAGATATTATTCGCAGTTTTAGTTTTCCGGATGTTAAAGTAGGTTCTATCATAGAGTTTAGATACAGTTTGGTCGCAGAAGCATTCGACGAACTCAAAGCCTGGTATTTTCAATCAGAGATTCCTACGCGCTGGAGTGAGGTCCAGACGCGCGGTTTTGATCCCTATATCTATAAATCTGTTCCCATAGGAGCGGAAGTTTCTCCCGGAAGAAGAGGAATTTGGAGAGCAAAATATGTATCTGCCCTTCCCAAGGAAGCCTTTTCCGGAAATCCCAATCAATACCGTGCAGGAATTCGATTTTTTATCACCCAGGCACTCATCGGCAATACAAACCAGCAGCAAAAATGGAAACAATTGCGGGAGCGTCTTCAATACAGCACCTATCTGGATCCGGATCAAAAAGCCTTAAATGCCTTGTATGCTATCAGTCAGGATCTGGTAAAGGATGCCATTACAAAAGAAGAAAAAATTGCCAGAGTTCATGATCATGTTCGTGAACAAGTCAAATGGAACGATAAATATGAACTATGGGTCCAGAAGGATCCTGCCAAAGTCTATAAATCCAGAACAGGCAATGGAGCAGAAATAAATATGTTGCTTTTCTATATGCTGGATATGGCAGAGCTCAAGCCGGAGCAGGTTTTCGTCAGTACCAAAAGTAATGGGCCAGCCTCACAAGCTCCGCTTTTCAATCAGTATAATCATCTTATCTGTCGGGTTGAAGCAGATGGCAATGCCTTTTATTTGGATGCCACACAGAAATCGGCAACCTATGACCTCCCTCCCACAGATGTTATGACTGCACGGGCCCTTTTGCTTAAGGATACTACCACCCACCTTATCAATCTACAGAATCGAGCAAAGTCTGCAAGCTTGTGGATGATTCAGGCAGATATATCAGATCAGTATGTGGATATTGAGGTAAAGGAATCACACAGTGGTTATGCTGCACTTAACAGAAGAAATTTGCTAAAGGAAAATAAAAATGCAGTCCTTCATAAGGGGAGTCCTTTTCGCCCTACCAGCCAGGGCAAAGTCCCTGAGCCAAAATATGAAAGTGTTGCCGAGCCGAGTCTTCCTTTGGCTATCTATTATACTCAACAATTGGAGGCAGATAAATATATCGAGCGCAAAAAAGATACGATCTTCCTCTCCCCCTTACTCTGTTTTTCCAGCTCCATGCCCTTTGAAGCAGGAGAAAGGCGACTCCCTGTCGATATGGAATATACTCGGGATTTCAACATACTGATCAATTTTAAGATTCCGAAAGATTATGAATTGGTTCAGGCGCCCAAACCCTTTCAATTGGCATTATCGGGACGATCTTTAACCTATAACCTCCAGACAAATCAGATTGGTGAGATGATTTCTGTTCAAAGTCGCTTGCTGATCAAAGCTCCTTACATTTTTCCCGAGGATTATCCTGCGCTTAGAGAGTTTTATCAAAAAATGATCAATCGGGAAACAAAGCCCCTCGTATTGGTAAAAAAGAAATCCTAA
- a CDS encoding DUF3857 domain-containing protein — protein sequence MHTFKHYFLVSSILMLFSLKGFSQSPKGSPFIWGELSEKERNLTKYEAEPNASALILFDYGEWEVKKTNGKNGIGFKAVFHRHIRIKILNENGLDRADVSIPFISGDDTERLTEIYAQTINLEDGLEITSLEKSQIFENDLNGAITEIRFTFPKAKVGSIIEYSYKKTTPNVFTLEPWYFQQEIPTLHSELYLDCARNIDYYILGEQSKEGKRGRYHWLRKDVPSLKVESFVGNMDHYRLGVKFDLKDFKRTIAVNTDYGRTFVKIRPSLYESWKELARDIHPRVRSIPKYQMPYAKSIFEPIIDGSKDTLEWMQKIYEYVRDSIEWNGYYSSKVSRKSTPLLLTRSGSSAEINAFLSDLLNYVGIFSDVVLISTRDSEPYTYDIPRMSQFNHMICAAQVGKELFFLDATDKMRPYDLLDANDLNQYGRLINPKRDGWIQIPNLYSSISYIKTSSEIDPQGSMNIQVTENYRGYSALDLRKSFQVYEEEEAKSPEEIYEETYNEIFPDIDFEDFKVSNLKEPDELLELEYSFESDEFVQEIGDNLYISPLLMFAYEKNPFPQESREHPIDFNYPTNSIYIAEIKIPEGYQVESMPEQVQVKLTNDMASITYLTEETGNKIQIRCDFLIQEPYYEKEAYPYLKQVFDTMIAKHKEKIILKRVKKKKK from the coding sequence ATGCACACCTTCAAACACTATTTTCTTGTTTCCTCAATTCTCATGCTCTTTTCTTTAAAAGGCTTTTCTCAAAGTCCTAAAGGTTCTCCTTTTATTTGGGGAGAATTATCAGAGAAAGAGCGCAACTTAACAAAGTATGAAGCAGAGCCTAATGCTTCTGCCTTGATATTGTTTGATTATGGGGAATGGGAAGTCAAGAAAACAAATGGAAAGAATGGCATTGGTTTCAAAGCTGTCTTTCATCGACATATTCGAATCAAAATCCTCAATGAAAATGGCCTGGATCGAGCGGATGTAAGCATCCCTTTTATATCTGGAGATGATACTGAGCGCCTAACAGAGATTTACGCCCAAACGATCAATCTTGAGGATGGACTTGAGATCACAAGTCTTGAGAAATCTCAAATTTTTGAGAATGATTTAAATGGAGCCATAACAGAAATACGCTTTACCTTTCCCAAAGCAAAAGTGGGTTCTATCATTGAATATTCTTATAAAAAGACCACGCCCAATGTATTTACCCTGGAGCCCTGGTATTTTCAGCAAGAGATTCCAACCCTTCATAGTGAGCTCTATTTGGACTGTGCTCGAAATATTGATTACTACATTTTAGGAGAACAGTCCAAGGAAGGGAAAAGAGGGCGATATCATTGGCTCAGAAAAGATGTCCCGAGTTTAAAAGTAGAGTCTTTCGTAGGAAATATGGACCACTACCGACTTGGAGTTAAATTTGACCTCAAGGATTTCAAACGAACCATAGCGGTAAATACCGATTATGGGCGAACCTTTGTGAAGATCAGGCCCAGTCTTTATGAATCCTGGAAAGAGCTTGCCAGGGATATACATCCTAGGGTAAGAAGTATTCCTAAATATCAGATGCCTTATGCAAAAAGTATTTTTGAACCGATCATTGATGGATCAAAAGATACCCTGGAGTGGATGCAGAAAATTTATGAGTATGTACGGGATAGCATCGAATGGAATGGATACTACTCTTCCAAGGTTTCCAGAAAATCTACCCCTCTATTATTGACTCGATCTGGAAGCAGCGCTGAGATCAATGCCTTTTTGTCTGACCTCCTGAACTATGTTGGGATTTTCAGCGATGTCGTTCTGATTAGTACGCGGGATTCAGAACCCTATACCTATGATATCCCACGTATGAGTCAATTTAATCATATGATCTGTGCGGCTCAGGTTGGTAAAGAGCTCTTCTTTTTAGATGCTACGGATAAAATGAGGCCCTATGATCTTCTGGATGCCAATGACCTCAATCAGTACGGGCGTTTGATCAATCCTAAACGAGACGGCTGGATTCAGATTCCCAATCTTTATTCATCTATCAGCTACATAAAAACAAGCTCCGAAATTGATCCTCAAGGCTCTATGAATATCCAGGTAACAGAAAATTATCGTGGATACTCGGCCCTGGACCTTCGAAAAAGCTTTCAAGTCTATGAAGAAGAGGAAGCCAAGAGTCCTGAGGAGATTTATGAAGAGACCTACAATGAGATATTCCCGGATATAGATTTCGAGGATTTTAAGGTAAGCAATCTCAAAGAGCCAGATGAATTACTGGAACTTGAGTATTCCTTTGAAAGTGATGAGTTCGTTCAGGAGATCGGTGACAACCTCTATATTTCTCCTCTCCTTATGTTTGCGTATGAGAAAAATCCCTTTCCACAAGAAAGTCGCGAACATCCCATTGACTTCAATTATCCCACCAATAGTATATACATCGCTGAGATCAAAATTCCCGAAGGTTATCAGGTCGAAAGTATGCCTGAGCAGGTTCAGGTAAAACTGACCAATGATATGGCCAGCATTACTTATCTGACAGAGGAAACGGGAAACAAAATCCAGATTCGCTGTGATTTCCTGATTCAGGAACCTTATTACGAGAAAGAGGCTTATCCCTACCTAAAACAGGTATTTGATACCATGATCGCCAAGCATAAAGAAAAGATCATTCTGAAACGTGTGAAAAAGAAAAAGAAGTAG
- a CDS encoding VWA domain-containing protein — translation MLGFRFGKFIPSEENSDPFERLLKIFMELLTHTSGDVAEALNWMNQLDRQYGLTDNEYGMGDFIEDLKRNGYIEEDEPGGGTFNITAKSEQTIRQRSLEEIFGKLKRSGRGNHRTPQVGFGDEPLSELKQFEFGDSVENIAFTESFRNAQINHGIDDFMMTEDDLAVREKEHKTNVATVLMIDISHSMILYGEDRITPAKKVAMALSELIMRKYPKDTLDIIVFGNDAWTISVKDLPYLKVGPYHTNTVAGLELAMDILRRRKTSNKQIFMITDGKPTCIREGARYYKNSFGLDRKILNKTLNLAAQARRLKIPITTFMIAKDSWLVEFVQEFTKVNNGRAFYTSLEGLGEYIFEDFEKNRRKKMR, via the coding sequence ATGCTAGGATTTAGATTTGGAAAATTTATTCCATCTGAGGAGAACAGCGATCCCTTTGAGCGATTGTTGAAGATCTTTATGGAATTGCTGACCCATACTTCCGGAGATGTGGCTGAGGCCCTCAACTGGATGAACCAATTGGATCGGCAATACGGCCTTACCGACAATGAGTACGGCATGGGGGATTTTATCGAGGACCTCAAGCGCAATGGATATATAGAAGAAGATGAGCCCGGTGGCGGGACCTTTAATATAACTGCCAAATCTGAGCAAACCATCCGTCAAAGATCTCTTGAGGAGATTTTTGGAAAACTGAAACGCTCCGGCAGAGGAAATCATCGTACGCCTCAGGTAGGCTTTGGAGATGAACCCCTGAGTGAACTCAAGCAATTCGAGTTTGGAGATTCAGTAGAAAACATCGCTTTCACCGAATCCTTCCGAAATGCCCAAATTAACCACGGCATAGATGACTTCATGATGACGGAAGACGATCTGGCAGTGCGGGAAAAAGAACACAAAACCAATGTGGCGACTGTACTCATGATCGATATTTCGCATTCGATGATTCTTTATGGAGAAGATCGGATTACACCAGCGAAGAAAGTGGCTATGGCCCTTTCAGAGCTTATCATGCGAAAATACCCCAAAGACACCCTGGACATCATCGTATTCGGAAATGATGCCTGGACGATTAGTGTAAAAGATCTGCCCTACCTAAAAGTAGGACCTTATCACACCAATACAGTCGCAGGACTTGAGTTGGCCATGGATATCCTCAGAAGAAGGAAGACCAGCAATAAGCAGATCTTCATGATTACGGATGGAAAACCGACCTGTATTCGGGAAGGGGCACGTTATTATAAAAATAGCTTTGGGCTGGATCGCAAGATTCTGAACAAAACCCTCAATCTGGCTGCACAGGCAAGAAGATTGAAAATTCCCATCACTACTTTTATGATCGCCAAAGATTCCTGGTTAGTAGAATTCGTACAGGAGTTCACCAAAGTAAACAATGGGAGAGCTTTCTATACGAGTTTGGAAGGATTGGGTGAATACATCTTTGAAGACTTTGAGAAGAACCGTCGCAAGAAAATGCGATAG
- a CDS encoding PadR family transcriptional regulator: MENTAHKSTLLDFAILGLIQEEALSGYRIRKTFETTALGVYSSSPGSIYPALKRMEKNGLLENVVVEGSKKQAYHISPKGIEVLKAWLKEEITQEDVAKRREILLLKFAFMEMQLSRAETQAFLLSFQRQLEIYIEELRVYHKNEKAEMPLFGSLAFQHGIESCRATIDWCKSSLEVLKNESGI, encoded by the coding sequence ATGGAAAATACTGCACATAAATCAACCTTGCTGGACTTTGCCATCCTGGGACTCATACAGGAGGAAGCCTTATCTGGCTATCGGATTCGAAAAACTTTTGAAACGACAGCTCTGGGCGTGTACAGTAGCAGTCCGGGTAGTATTTATCCAGCCTTGAAACGTATGGAGAAAAATGGCTTGCTGGAGAATGTTGTGGTCGAAGGCAGTAAGAAGCAGGCCTACCACATCAGTCCCAAAGGCATTGAGGTCTTAAAAGCCTGGTTGAAAGAGGAGATTACGCAAGAGGATGTAGCAAAAAGGCGGGAGATACTTTTGCTAAAATTCGCTTTTATGGAAATGCAATTGAGCAGGGCTGAAACTCAGGCTTTTCTCCTCTCCTTTCAGAGACAGCTGGAAATTTACATAGAAGAACTGCGTGTGTACCATAAAAACGAAAAGGCAGAAATGCCTTTATTCGGAAGCCTGGCTTTTCAGCATGGGATTGAAAGCTGTCGGGCCACGATTGATTGGTGTAAAAGTTCGCTGGAGGTCTTAAAAAATGAAAGCGGCATATGA
- a CDS encoding M20/M25/M40 family metallo-hydrolase: MKRITFFLFACLLPFLAFSQERSDLLRDIRVDVVYLASDDLQGRETGTEGERMAAEYIASRFMEMGLSSYGKVINKKKEELENYFHKFDFKHSNNPHAAAGEGSSKGGTNVVAYLHNGAETTVIIGAHYDHLGMGGFGSRFTGGDAIHNGADDNASGVASLLYLAEKLKNSKLTNNNYLFLAFSGEEFGLFGSKAFTNSAFFDASKMNYMLNMDMVGRLKEERVISVNGVGTSPLWKEVLPKIKKPALKTSMTESGIGPSDHTSFYLKDLPVLHFFTGQHQEYHKPDDDSPLINYEGLLDVSDYIYALVEKLDKKGKLAFTKTKDEQKQSRSFKVTLGVMPDYVFDGTGMRIDAVIMGRTAAKAGLKDGDIVLQMGEFEIKDVYAYMDALGKIEPGSKMMVKVKRGEEIVEEEVQF, translated from the coding sequence ATGAAAAGAATCACATTTTTCCTTTTTGCCTGCCTCCTACCCTTCCTCGCCTTTAGCCAGGAACGTTCGGATCTTTTGAGAGATATCAGAGTAGATGTCGTATATCTGGCTTCTGATGATTTACAAGGAAGAGAAACCGGTACGGAAGGCGAAAGAATGGCTGCAGAATATATCGCCAGTCGCTTTATGGAAATGGGACTTTCTTCTTATGGAAAGGTGATCAATAAGAAAAAGGAAGAACTGGAAAATTACTTCCACAAATTTGACTTCAAGCATAGCAACAATCCTCATGCTGCTGCGGGCGAAGGAAGTTCCAAAGGAGGAACCAATGTTGTGGCATATCTGCACAATGGAGCAGAGACTACTGTGATTATCGGAGCGCATTATGATCACCTCGGCATGGGAGGTTTTGGTTCTCGATTTACTGGAGGAGATGCCATACACAATGGCGCAGATGATAATGCCAGTGGAGTGGCTTCTTTACTCTACCTGGCCGAAAAACTGAAAAACTCAAAACTTACCAATAACAATTACCTCTTCCTGGCCTTTTCCGGAGAAGAGTTTGGATTGTTTGGTTCAAAGGCTTTCACCAATTCTGCCTTTTTCGATGCCAGTAAAATGAACTACATGCTCAATATGGATATGGTAGGTAGGTTAAAGGAGGAAAGAGTGATTTCGGTGAATGGGGTGGGCACTTCTCCTCTCTGGAAAGAGGTTTTACCCAAAATCAAAAAGCCCGCACTCAAAACTTCCATGACAGAATCGGGCATTGGTCCTTCTGATCATACTTCTTTCTACCTGAAAGATTTGCCTGTCCTACATTTCTTTACCGGACAACATCAGGAATACCATAAGCCAGATGATGATAGCCCCCTGATCAATTATGAGGGCCTGCTTGATGTTTCGGATTATATCTATGCATTGGTTGAAAAGCTGGATAAGAAGGGCAAACTCGCTTTCACCAAAACCAAAGACGAGCAAAAGCAGAGCAGAAGCTTTAAAGTTACGCTAGGTGTCATGCCGGATTATGTTTTTGATGGAACAGGCATGCGCATCGATGCAGTGATCATGGGACGCACCGCGGCCAAAGCCGGTCTCAAAGACGGAGACATCGTTTTGCAGATGGGTGAATTTGAAATCAAGGACGTCTATGCCTATATGGATGCCCTCGGAAAGATTGAGCCCGGTTCCAAAATGATGGTCAAAGTAAAAAGAGGAGAAGAGATTGTAGAGGAAGAGGTGCAATTTTAA